AGGCGGCACAATTCACATCCACTATGCCGCCATAGGCCTTGATCGCTTCGAGAAGGGTGTCCACCTCACGCAAAACCTTGTCGGAAAATTCAAAGCCTGCCGGTTCATACTTCCTGACGAGATCGAGATGCGCAACGACATCTGGACGAAGGCGTTCCACCATGTCGGTCGCCGATTGGAAATAGGCGATCTGTAGCGCGTCGGTGCCGCCCAGCTCGCTCTTGAGGGTCTCGGTCGCTTGCGCGGAATAGTCGAGCCAGCAACCTTCGATATCGTGGACGCTGCCAACAATGTAGTCGAACGGATGCGCGTTCCGTATGGCCTCCATCTTGGCAAGCCATGTATCCGGCGGCAATTTCTCGGTCTCAAAACCGATCAGCAACTCGATCCGGTCCGCATAGGCGTCACGAAGCTTGAATGCGTGATCGACATAGTCGGCGAACTGGCGCGCAAGGCCTGCGACGCCCAACCTTTCTTCACCGGGATAGAGATCTTCATCCCGATACCGCGGGCAGTGTTCGCTCAACCCGTAATGGGTAAAGCCGCGGTCGATTGCCGTCTCGATCACGTCGGCAAGAGTGGATTTCGCATGGTCGCAGAACTGCCCGCTATGGCCACCGTGATAACTAAACCAGGTCATAGCTTGTCCTCAGGCCGTTTTCGCAGGCGAGCGATAAATCGAGCCGTTGTAATCTTCGATATAGCTCTTCATCAGCCCGTCGATATCAATGAATTCGACCGAGATATCATCCTTGCCGAAGTCCAGCAGTGTCACGCCCAGCAGTTCTTTTCCCGGCTGGCTTGGCATGGACTCGTCGCGGGCCAGAAAGCTGGAAGCAGGTGTCCAGATCAGTACTGGCTCATTCTTCTGCTGCAGATGCAGCGTGCGATGCATATGTCCTGATACCACCGCAAACACGCCGTGCTCCATGATCAGCCGTTGCAGCCGCAACCGACCTTCGGTCTTGAGGGCCCAGGCCGGTCTGTCACCTTCGTTCCAGTCTTCAAGGAACAGAGGCATGTGGAGGAACAACACCGGTTTGCGATCACCCCGCTCCTTCAGCATATTTTCCAGGGCAGACCATTGTTGCTCCTCGGCAGGCAGGCCTGAGCCGATAATCTGGCTGTTCAGGCCGATCAGCCTCCAGCCTTCGACGGCATCGCACTGCCAATACCAAGCGCCAAAATGCGTCTCCCAGGCCGCCAGACGCGCGTCGTCAGCGGGTTGGGTGCTGTCGCGGGCGATATCGCCAATATCGTGATTGCCCGGCAGGACGAGAACCGGGGCATTAATCGCCTTAAGCTGTGCGGCACCGAATGCCAGATCTGCCTCAATATTTGCACCATCCAGCGTCAGATCGCCGAGAACAATTGCCAGTTCCACATCCTCATAGCCGTTGACGGTTTTAACAACCGCCTTCCAGTTTTCGACGAATACGTCGTTTTGAGAGCCGATGTGAGGATCGGCCAATATCGCTATTTTCATTATCTTTCCTTGGAAGCTTCCATCTGTACCTGCCGCTCAAGGCGCGGAGCACCGCAGGGCGGGGTCGGGCGCACCAAGGGGTGCGCCCGACTTGCATTACTTTGCCGCCATCACACCCGCGACATGCTCGCGGATTTTTGGCATGGCAGCCTCAGGCGTGATTTTGCCTCGCTGCAATTGGTCCAGGATTGGTGCCACGCCCTTCCAGACGCCATCCGCTGTGTTGTTCGGATAGGCAAACCATGGCATGGCCGTATTCATCGACTTGAAGACCGTTTGGAAGTTCGGATGCTCTGCATAAAAGCTCTCGAGCGCCTTGGCGGCCTGAACGTTGACCGGCATGTAGCCACTTGCCTTTGAGACGTCGGCCTGAACGGAAGCGCTGGTCATGTATTTGACGAACTCCCAGGCTGCTGCGCGCTTGGCCGCATCCTTGGAAAACACCATCAGGGCATTTCCACCAGCAGGCAGGCCGCCCTTCTTGGCATCGATCAGCGGGAAGCGGACGGTGCGCATGGTGAAGCGGTCGCCGATGGCCGTCTCGTAAGCCACGAGATCGGATGGCGATTCAACCACCATGCCGATCTTCCCGGCAAAGAACTGCTGCTGTGCAGGCTTGGGGTCGGCATAAACCGACATGCCCGTCTTGACCGCCAGGTCCTGGGTGATGCGCAATGCTTCCAGCCCAGCCTTATTGTCATAACCGATACCCGTGGCTTTGGCGTCGAGCATCTGGTCACCAGCGCTCATCACCATCATCTGCCAGTACCAGTCATCGCTCAGCCCACCGACCGAGAAACCGATGCCCGAGACGCCATTGCCGAGCTTGCTGATCTTGGCTGCCAGATCAATGACGCCATCCCATGTGGTTGGGAACTGATCGACATTGCCACCGGCCTTTTCGACCAAATCCTTATTGACGTAGAGAAGCGGCAGGGATGCCGTAAATGGCATCGCATACTGTTGACCATCGACTTTTGCGAGGTCAAGAATGGCGGGGGCATAATTGGCCGCCTGCCAGTCCTTCCCTTCCTTATCCAACATCGGATCGAGCGAACTTGTCTCGCCCCGATCCTTCATCACGCCGACAAGGGTAGGAATGGAGGAGTAGGAGGCGAGATAGACATCCGGCGTCGAGCCCGTCATCATTCCACGAATGACGCTTTGGTCACCGGCGCTGTAGTTTTCGGCTGGTGCCTGCTCGTTGATGGTGATCTCTGGATGTGCCTTCTTGAAACCCTCCAGAATAGGCTGCATAAAGGCAAGTCGTGTGTGATAAAAGGTCAGCGTGACTGGATCAGCGGCGAAAGCCGGTGCAGTCCCGAACACGGTCAGGGCTGCAACCGCGAAGATGTTTTTCATTTTCATGGTGTTTCCTACAAGGTGGAGTGGTCTTGACTTTCGGACCTGCCCGGTGGCCGCCGGGCAGGTCCGTATCATTTGACGCCGGTCATCGTAACGCCCTGTACGAACCCGCGCTGTGCGGCGAGAAACAACAGGATCAGCGGTGCGGTGATCAGGGTCGCGCAGGCCATCAAAGGCCCGAAGCTGTCGCCGCCTTCCTGGCTCCGGAAGAACAGGAGGCCGAGTGTTGGCGGTGACAGATCGATGGATCTGATCACGATCATTGGCCAATAGAGATCGTTCCAATGAAAGGTGATCGAGAAGATCGCGAAGGCGGCAATGGCTGGTTTCATCGCTGGCAGAATGATGCGGACGACAATTTCTATCTCGCTCATCCCGTCCAGCCGTGCAGCCAGAAGAATCTCGTCGGGGAACGAGCGAATAAACTGATAGAACATGAAGATCGCAAATCCCGAAGTCAGGTATGGCATCATCACGCCAGCATAGGTATCCAAAAGCCCGAACTTGGCCAGCACCATGAAGATCGGCAGAGCGGTTGCCTGGGCGGGAACGGAGAGGCTGATCAGAACAATTGCGAAAAGCAGGTGCTGGCCGCGAAACGTGAACTTCGCCAGTGCATAGGCACAGGTCACCGTGGTCAGGATCTGAAACAGGAGAATGCCGCCGGTCATGATGACACCGTTCAGCATGAACCGTGGCAAGGGAGAGTCGAACAGCGCCCGCGTGTAATTGTCCGTTATCGATGTGAGGATCGGCGGCGCGTCATGGAGGCTGCCGAATATCTCCCCCGGGGCCTGCGTTGACGCACGCCACATCCAAAAGAACGGATAGACCATCAGAAAGGCACCGCCCAGCAGAACGGCATGCGACAGCATTGCGCGAAGCGGAGAGCGGACCATCAAAAATGCGCCTTTCTGTTGCTTAAGCCGACGTGGACGATTGAAAATGTCCCGATCAACAGGAGATAGACGACAGTTAGCGCGCTGCCATAACCGGCTTTCAGGCCTGTGAACGTATCCGTGTTGATCTTGTGCAGCAGCATTTCAGTCGCGCCATAGGGGCCACCATTGGTCAGAACCGCCACCGTGTCGAAGACCTGAAATGACTGTATGCAGCTCAACACGACAACCACGATGGTCGTAGGAGCCAGAAGCGGCCAGGTCAGGTAACGCAGCCGGTCGCAAAAGCCGTCCATTCCATCCAGAGCAGACGCCTCCTTCAGCTCGGCCGATAGGACCGTGAGCCCCGCCAGAAACAGGATCAGATTGAAGCCAAACAGATGCCAGATGCCGATGATGGCAAGGCCGATCAACGCAAGTGTTCCATCGGCAAAAAAATCGAGAGCCGGTAAGCCCAATGCGTCCAACAGGCTTGCCAGCGGCCCGATATGGCCATTGAGCAGATAGCTCCAGACAATGGACATGGCCGTCAATGTGGAGGTGACCGGCAGAAAATAGACGATCTCGTAGAAACGTCGCGAGCGACGGCGACCATCAAGCAGCACGGCAACGCACAGCGCACCGAACACCGATACCGGCACGACAATTGCCGTATAGAGTGCGCTGTTGCGCAGGGCCGCCCAGAAGAACGGGTCATTGATCATTCTGACATAGTTGCCGAGGCCGACAAAATTCAAGGTGAGCCGACCGAGGCGATAATCGGTCAAGCTGATCAGGACCACAACGAAGATCGGCGCAACCACCGTTGCGATTAGCAGCAGGAAGGCCGGGGCCGCGAAGAGATGCGCAATGGCGGCATAACTGAAGCGCTTCGAGGCGGCTGCAGACGATTGGGAGTGCAGCTCAGACAGAGACGTCATAACATGCCTCCTCGACCGGAGCTGCCAAAGGAAGCGACACTGGAACACGGCGACCGCTTTGATCAAAGATGAGCGCAGCATCGGAGGCGATCTGCAGCGCAATCCTTTCACCTATCTTGCGGCCCGTCGCCAATCGGGCAAAGCTCTCTGGCCGCAGTTGCACGCGCACAGTACCAGCACCGATCTCAGTGCCGTCGCACCGGATGCCGACATCGTTGCCCGCAAACTCCACCTGTTCCACCCGCAGCGAAAAATCGCCATTTCCATTTTCAGTCGGATGCAGTCGTTCTGGCCGGATCGCCAATTGGTACGACCCATCCGCGATGCCCGGTAGTGTCAGGTGCAATGCCCGTCCATTGATCGAAACCGCCCCCTTGCTGACCGTCACCGGCATCTCGTTGATCGCCGTTGTGCCGACAAACCGTGCGACGGAAAGATAGTTCGGCTGGTCATAGATCTCTGCCGGTGCTCCACACTGCTTGATCTCTCCACCTTCCATAACCGCAATCCGATCTGACATCGTCATGGCCTCGGTCTGGTCGTGGGTGACGTAAATGAAGGTGATGCCGGTCCGGCGGTGAAGATCGACGATCTCGTCGCGCAATTGCTGGCGCAATTTCGCATCGAGGTTCGAGAGTGGCTCGTCCATCAGAAAGACACCGGGATGCCGGACCATTGCGCGACCAACCGCCACCCGCTGTCTCTGGCCGCCGGACAGCTGTGACGGCTTGCGCTCCATCAGCATGTCGAGGCCAAGCTGTTTTGCTATCTGGCTGATATCCGTCTCAATATCGTTGCGGATACCGCGAACCTTTGATGACAGAAGGGAAGCACCCGGCAGACGCTGGCTGAACGACAAACGCGCCATTTCGAGTGGCACAGTCAGATTTCCACGGACTGTCATATGCGGATAGAGCGCATAGTTCTGGAAAACCATGGCAATACCGCGTCGCTTCGGCGGCAGCGAGGACACGTCACGTCCTGCGATCATGATATGTCCGTCTGTGCAAGGTTCAAAACCGGCCAACAACCGCAACAGCGTCGACTTTCCACACCCGGAAGGCCCAAGCAGCGTCAGGAATTCACCCTCACAGATTTGAAGGTTGATGCGCTTTAGAACCTGCACGCGCTCAAAGCACTTTTCCAGATTCACGATATCAATGGAATGACCGACCATATTCTTCACTGCTTTTCCAGGATCACACCGTCAAAATTACGCGGGTCGAAACACAGCGGTGTTTTAGCCAACGCCCTCAGTCAATTCGCCCCTTGCTTTAAGAGAGTTTTTTAACGTCCCGATGACACGCTCTTTCAAATAAAGTATTTTTATCCATATTTTTTCGTGAGATAGGTTGTATAAATAACGAAGTGGTTACTTTGTAAGTCACTCTAAGCTGTTGACGCAGGCCGTAAAAACGCCTTATCGAACATCGGCAATGGCCGGGCCGAAATCGCCGTTTGAAACTCGGCGAGGCAAGGACGCAGTTCTTCAAGTGAGGGTCATCGTGACGGAAGAAAAGCAGACACAGAAGCAGCCTCGGCGCCGACATCCGCGCAGGCCAGATTTGTCTCAAAACCGAATTCTGGAGGCTGCCGTTGTCGAGTTTGCGGCAAATGGTCTGACTGGCACCCGGGTTGAAGCTATTGCTGAACGGGCTGAGATCAACAAGCGAATGATCTATCAGTATTTCGGAAGCAAGGAATTGCTCTACCAGGCGGTGATCGAGAAGGTCTATCGCGATGTGTGGGATGCCGAGGCGGCGTTGAATCTCGAGCAGCTACCACCGCGCGACGCGCTGATCGCCTTGGTCACGTTCGTCTGGACATATTACCTTGAACACCCGGAATTCATTACCATCCTGAACTCCGAGAACCAGTTGAAAGCCATCCACTTCAAAAAGTCCCGCGCCATCCGGGAAGGTGCTGCCAGCTCCCGGCCACTCGTCGATGACATCCTGCGGCGTGGTGAGGCGGATGGCACCTTTCGTCTTGGAATTGATCCGATCCAGTTGAGCCTGACGATCACCTCGATCTGCTACTACTATTTCACCAACCAAGCCACCAGTTCAATCGTCTATGGGCAGCGAATGATGACGCGGGCGGCCTTGGAACGGCGCCTCGCTTTCAACATTCAGACGGTTCTGGCCATCGTAAGCCCTGATCGGAGCGCGCTGTGATCAACGCGGTGCCGCAGTCGCGAACCGGTAATCCGGCGGACTGCGAAGCAAAATTGAGCCTAGATCATTTCCGCGTTTTGTTGAATCGCTGAAATGATCTAGGTCTTTGTTTTACGCATTTGCGAACGAAAAACCGCTTCACAGTTTTCCTGGAAATGCTCTTGAGATGGAACAGGAACCTCCTCCTGGCGTTTGCCTGCCATCATCAAAGGAGATTCAGTATGGCTTTTATCGAAGCGAAAGATGGTACGCAATTGCATGTAAAGGACATGGGAAAAGGTCGTCCCGTGGTGCTTATCCATGGATGGCCTTTGACCGGCGATATGTTTGAATATCAGTCACTTGCTCTGCTGGAAGCGGGCTTTCGCGTCATCACTTACGACCGTCGGGGCTTTGGTCAGTCGGGGCATCCAGCCGATGGCTACAATTACGACACGTTTGCCGATGACCTCGCCAGCGTGATCGATAGCCTGGATGTTCAGAATGTGTCGCTTGTCGGCTTTTCCATGGGTGGGGGCGAGATCGCCCGCTACCTGTCGCGACATGGGGCCTCGAAGGTCTCCAAGGCGGTGCTGGTTGCCTCTGTGGCGCCGTATCTTCTCAAGGATGCAAGCAATCCTGATGGTGTCGACGCCAGCGTATTTGAGGGTATGAAGAATGACATCCGCAAAGACCGGTTTGCGTTTCTTCAGAGCTTTGCCAAGACCTTTTACGGCGTCGGCCTGGTTACCAGTCCGGTGAGCCAGGGCGTATTGGATTGGTCATTCATTCTCGGCGTTATGGCCAGCCCCAAAGCGACAATTGATTGTGTCGATGCATTTGGTAAGACCGATTTCAGGCCGGATCTTGCCGCGTTCACCATCCCCACACTGGTCATCCATGGCACGGCAGACAAAACCGTGCCGATTGACCCCGCAGGTCGAGCAGCGGCCAATGGTATCGCAGGTGCCAAACTGATCGAATACGAAGGTGAGCCTCACGGCCTGTTTGCCACGGCTCCAGACCGCCTCAATCGAGATCTGATCGAGTTCCTTGGATAATTCGTTTTCGGTGCGCCTTGTGAAACCATGAGGCGCACCAAATCCTCGTCCCCCACAGAGGGCCTTCTGTGCCGCTTATTCTGTCGTCAGCTTCTCGCCAATCTTCCGGATCTCCCATTCCTGAGGTGTCAGCGTTTTGATGTCGAACTGGTCACGGGTGCGGGCATAGGTGTGTCCTCCCATGCGGCCGACGGCATCCATAAGCTGCTGGTCGATATGCAGATTGGCAGGATTGACTGCATCGCTGCGGACAAACACGCCGATGACCTCGCCGAGAATGATCTCGCGGGCCGGGCCGACCTGAAGCGTTGTGTGGCGACGGCATTCCAGAGCCGCAGGAGCGGCCAGAATACGGGGGCTGCGCACCATCCGACCGGGAACGGTCGCAAGACCCGCCTCTTCCATCTCGTCGACCTCGGGGCCGAACTTGATGGCGCAAACTTCCATCCGGTCAACCAGCGCATTGTCGCAGATATGGACCGTGAATTCACCCGTCTCACGGATATTGCGGGCGGTGTCCTTGAAGCGCATGTCCGAATAGTTCTCGACACCGATGGCGACGATTGCCGGATCGTGGGTCAGGACGTTGAAGAAGCTGAACGGACCAGCATTCGGCTGGCCATCCTTGCTCACTGTCGTTACCAGCGCAATCGGGCGTGGAATCACGGTTCCGATCAGGAGCTTGTAACGCTCCCGCTCGTTGAGCTTGGCGAAATCGAAATGGGTATGGTCGGTCATATCAGGCCTCGGCAGCAATGCGGTGCGTTTCAAGCGGAGTGTGGCGGGAGAGGTTCTCGAACCCATCCTTGGTGACAACATACATGTCACCGACATTGCAGCCAGCAGACATTGGCTCAAGCCACTGCGTATGCAGCACGAATACCATGCCCTCTTCCATCCGGTCGTAATTATGCGAGGAGATGTTGAAGCTGTTCTGCCCGCCGGCCATGCCAACGGAATGACCGAGATTAGGGTTATGCGGGCCATGGGTTGCCGGGTAGACATGCATCAGGGTGCGGCCCTGCGCCTCCCAATCGATGTTCTTGACATACTGGCGCGGGATCAGCCGCGCACTGCCATCCTCCATCGGCGCCCAGTTGTAAGGCATGGTGCGCGCTTCCGGCGAAGACAGCATGCCGCGCTCGATCATCGGCTCGAAGGCTGCATTGTTGACATCGCGCATCAGTGCGCCCGGGCGGATCAGCTTTTCCGCCCGCTTCACACCATCTGTGCACGCCGCCAGCACCTCTTCCTGCCGCTTGGTGATGTCGCCAACGGCAATCATACGGGCAGTCTGGGCCGTGTAGCCGCGATAGGTGATGTTGGAGACATAGAGATTGATGAGATCACCGAGACGAACGACATGGCCATAGGGCTTGCCGCAATGGGTGCCGAACTCGTTGATGCCGATCTGGTAGCCATCACCCGTTTCGCCGCCGAAGGAAAGCTGTCCTTGCGTGAAGGCAGCGTAGATTTCATGGTCGGTGACATCAGGCTTAGTCACATGATAGGCCGCCTGCGTGGCGATGCTGACAAGCTGGGCCGCGGCTCGGAACATCTCGATTTCGCGCGGCGAGCGTATTTTCTGCATCCGGTCGAGAATGGCATTGTCAGCGACGAACTTGGCTTTGGGCATCAACTCGTCCAGTGCGGCCCAGAAGGTCAGCGAAGTGCGATCACCAATGCGGCCCACCTGCCCTCTCGCCAAGCCGATGCCTGTCAATAGTTCGGCGCATTTCTCAGCCGTCTTGATTACCGAGTCGCCTGGACGATCGGCATATTCGCGGCCGATCGGACCAATCTGCCAGATATCTTCCACCAGCACTGGTTCGCCGCCCGGCGGTAGAAGCACGGATTGGGTGAAGAAGGATAATAGCACCATAGGCCTATCGACATCCGTCGGGATAATCAGCACGCCCTCGCGCATCCAGTCGCAGATATAGCGAAGATAGTGATTGGAGGTGTGGAACCAGCCAACGCCGCCAGTATGGACGACAAGCGCATCATGGCCAGCTTCAACAGCCTGGCGGCGAATGCGCCGCAGACGATCCTCGAACTCTTCGACGGGCAAAGGCAAAGGCGCCGCAAAATCGAAATCCGGCTGGAAATCGGCAAGCAGTGATCCGATGCGATAGGTGCCTGACGTGTTGGCATGTATGGTCATTGGGTATTCCTTCCAGATGTATTTTGGGTCAGGCTTGACGGGATGGTGCCAGCACCCGCCTCGCAACCAGCATCACCACCAGGGTCAGCCCGATCAGGATTCCTGACATTGCGGCCACCCGGACATCGAGCGACTCCTCGATCAATGCAAACATGCGAAGCGGCAGCACGGTCGTTTGCGCGTCGGCCAGGAAAAGCGACACAGAGACGTTGTCGAGGGACTGGATGAAGACGAGGAAGGCGCCGGCCAGAATGCCTGGTGTCAGCAGCGGCAGGATCACGCGCCGGAGCGTCGTGTGCCAGGTTGCACCCATCACGGCAGAGGCCTCGGCCAGCGACGGATTGATCCCTTGCGCGACAACGGAAGCGGCGCGGTACATCAGTGGCCCGAAGACGACGACATGGCCGACGACGGTGAGCCAGAGCGAAGGCTGGAAGCCGACGAAATTCGCCACGATCAGCGCCGCCAGACCATACACCAGGCTTGGCAGGACGAGCGGGGCCAACAGAAACGGCTCCAGCGCATTGACCGTACTGCGTCGCATCCGTGCCATGCCAATGGTGGCAGGCACGGCAAACAGCAGCGATCCGAGCACCGCGAGGCCGGCGATCTTCAGCGAATTGCCAGCCGCTATGTGTTCGGTTCCTGAGCGGACGGGATCGATCAGCGCCTCATACCAGCGCAGAGAAAAACCCTCTGGCGGATATTTGAGCGTCTGGCCCGAGGTGAAGGACATGGTGATCACAATGATAATCGGCGCCACCAGATAGATCAGGCTGAGACTGCCGAAGCCGAAAACAAATGCCTTGTAGAGAAGGGTCGGGATCGGATTTTCGCGATGATTATGCATGGCCGACAAGCCTCCTGTGACGTGAAATCATGGTCATGACGACGAGAAGGATGCCGGTTGACAGAAGGAGGACAACGGCGATGGCAGAGGCCATCGGCCAATCAAACA
The window above is part of the Allorhizobium ampelinum S4 genome. Proteins encoded here:
- a CDS encoding histidinol-phosphatase is translated as MTWFSYHGGHSGQFCDHAKSTLADVIETAIDRGFTHYGLSEHCPRYRDEDLYPGEERLGVAGLARQFADYVDHAFKLRDAYADRIELLIGFETEKLPPDTWLAKMEAIRNAHPFDYIVGSVHDIEGCWLDYSAQATETLKSELGGTDALQIAYFQSATDMVERLRPDVVAHLDLVRKYEPAGFEFSDKVLREVDTLLEAIKAYGGIVDVNCAAFRNGFGPVYPLPHILNRARHMGIRVTLGDDSHGVDTVGVGLEQSVAAIRAAGFESIAYLTRSNGWLQADIDDVAPGKI
- a CDS encoding metallophosphoesterase family protein, with product MKIAILADPHIGSQNDVFVENWKAVVKTVNGYEDVELAIVLGDLTLDGANIEADLAFGAAQLKAINAPVLVLPGNHDIGDIARDSTQPADDARLAAWETHFGAWYWQCDAVEGWRLIGLNSQIIGSGLPAEEQQWSALENMLKERGDRKPVLFLHMPLFLEDWNEGDRPAWALKTEGRLRLQRLIMEHGVFAVVSGHMHRTLHLQQKNEPVLIWTPASSFLARDESMPSQPGKELLGVTLLDFGKDDISVEFIDIDGLMKSYIEDYNGSIYRSPAKTA
- a CDS encoding ABC transporter substrate-binding protein; the encoded protein is MKMKNIFAVAALTVFGTAPAFAADPVTLTFYHTRLAFMQPILEGFKKAHPEITINEQAPAENYSAGDQSVIRGMMTGSTPDVYLASYSSIPTLVGVMKDRGETSSLDPMLDKEGKDWQAANYAPAILDLAKVDGQQYAMPFTASLPLLYVNKDLVEKAGGNVDQFPTTWDGVIDLAAKISKLGNGVSGIGFSVGGLSDDWYWQMMVMSAGDQMLDAKATGIGYDNKAGLEALRITQDLAVKTGMSVYADPKPAQQQFFAGKIGMVVESPSDLVAYETAIGDRFTMRTVRFPLIDAKKGGLPAGGNALMVFSKDAAKRAAAWEFVKYMTSASVQADVSKASGYMPVNVQAAKALESFYAEHPNFQTVFKSMNTAMPWFAYPNNTADGVWKGVAPILDQLQRGKITPEAAMPKIREHVAGVMAAK
- a CDS encoding carbohydrate ABC transporter permease, with product MVRSPLRAMLSHAVLLGGAFLMVYPFFWMWRASTQAPGEIFGSLHDAPPILTSITDNYTRALFDSPLPRFMLNGVIMTGGILLFQILTTVTCAYALAKFTFRGQHLLFAIVLISLSVPAQATALPIFMVLAKFGLLDTYAGVMMPYLTSGFAIFMFYQFIRSFPDEILLAARLDGMSEIEIVVRIILPAMKPAIAAFAIFSITFHWNDLYWPMIVIRSIDLSPPTLGLLFFRSQEGGDSFGPLMACATLITAPLILLFLAAQRGFVQGVTMTGVK
- a CDS encoding carbohydrate ABC transporter permease → MTSLSELHSQSSAAASKRFSYAAIAHLFAAPAFLLLIATVVAPIFVVVLISLTDYRLGRLTLNFVGLGNYVRMINDPFFWAALRNSALYTAIVVPVSVFGALCVAVLLDGRRRSRRFYEIVYFLPVTSTLTAMSIVWSYLLNGHIGPLASLLDALGLPALDFFADGTLALIGLAIIGIWHLFGFNLILFLAGLTVLSAELKEASALDGMDGFCDRLRYLTWPLLAPTTIVVVVLSCIQSFQVFDTVAVLTNGGPYGATEMLLHKINTDTFTGLKAGYGSALTVVYLLLIGTFSIVHVGLSNRKAHF
- a CDS encoding ABC transporter ATP-binding protein; this translates as MVGHSIDIVNLEKCFERVQVLKRINLQICEGEFLTLLGPSGCGKSTLLRLLAGFEPCTDGHIMIAGRDVSSLPPKRRGIAMVFQNYALYPHMTVRGNLTVPLEMARLSFSQRLPGASLLSSKVRGIRNDIETDISQIAKQLGLDMLMERKPSQLSGGQRQRVAVGRAMVRHPGVFLMDEPLSNLDAKLRQQLRDEIVDLHRRTGITFIYVTHDQTEAMTMSDRIAVMEGGEIKQCGAPAEIYDQPNYLSVARFVGTTAINEMPVTVSKGAVSINGRALHLTLPGIADGSYQLAIRPERLHPTENGNGDFSLRVEQVEFAGNDVGIRCDGTEIGAGTVRVQLRPESFARLATGRKIGERIALQIASDAALIFDQSGRRVPVSLPLAAPVEEACYDVSV
- a CDS encoding TetR/AcrR family transcriptional regulator → MSQNRILEAAVVEFAANGLTGTRVEAIAERAEINKRMIYQYFGSKELLYQAVIEKVYRDVWDAEAALNLEQLPPRDALIALVTFVWTYYLEHPEFITILNSENQLKAIHFKKSRAIREGAASSRPLVDDILRRGEADGTFRLGIDPIQLSLTITSICYYYFTNQATSSIVYGQRMMTRAALERRLAFNIQTVLAIVSPDRSAL
- a CDS encoding alpha/beta fold hydrolase, producing MAFIEAKDGTQLHVKDMGKGRPVVLIHGWPLTGDMFEYQSLALLEAGFRVITYDRRGFGQSGHPADGYNYDTFADDLASVIDSLDVQNVSLVGFSMGGGEIARYLSRHGASKVSKAVLVASVAPYLLKDASNPDGVDASVFEGMKNDIRKDRFAFLQSFAKTFYGVGLVTSPVSQGVLDWSFILGVMASPKATIDCVDAFGKTDFRPDLAAFTIPTLVIHGTADKTVPIDPAGRAAANGIAGAKLIEYEGEPHGLFATAPDRLNRDLIEFLG
- a CDS encoding flavin reductase family protein, with the protein product MTDHTHFDFAKLNERERYKLLIGTVIPRPIALVTTVSKDGQPNAGPFSFFNVLTHDPAIVAIGVENYSDMRFKDTARNIRETGEFTVHICDNALVDRMEVCAIKFGPEVDEMEEAGLATVPGRMVRSPRILAAPAALECRRHTTLQVGPAREIILGEVIGVFVRSDAVNPANLHIDQQLMDAVGRMGGHTYARTRDQFDIKTLTPQEWEIRKIGEKLTTE
- a CDS encoding M24 family metallopeptidase translates to MTIHANTSGTYRIGSLLADFQPDFDFAAPLPLPVEEFEDRLRRIRRQAVEAGHDALVVHTGGVGWFHTSNHYLRYICDWMREGVLIIPTDVDRPMVLLSFFTQSVLLPPGGEPVLVEDIWQIGPIGREYADRPGDSVIKTAEKCAELLTGIGLARGQVGRIGDRTSLTFWAALDELMPKAKFVADNAILDRMQKIRSPREIEMFRAAAQLVSIATQAAYHVTKPDVTDHEIYAAFTQGQLSFGGETGDGYQIGINEFGTHCGKPYGHVVRLGDLINLYVSNITYRGYTAQTARMIAVGDITKRQEEVLAACTDGVKRAEKLIRPGALMRDVNNAAFEPMIERGMLSSPEARTMPYNWAPMEDGSARLIPRQYVKNIDWEAQGRTLMHVYPATHGPHNPNLGHSVGMAGGQNSFNISSHNYDRMEEGMVFVLHTQWLEPMSAGCNVGDMYVVTKDGFENLSRHTPLETHRIAAEA
- a CDS encoding ABC transporter permease, with the translated sequence MHNHRENPIPTLLYKAFVFGFGSLSLIYLVAPIIIVITMSFTSGQTLKYPPEGFSLRWYEALIDPVRSGTEHIAAGNSLKIAGLAVLGSLLFAVPATIGMARMRRSTVNALEPFLLAPLVLPSLVYGLAALIVANFVGFQPSLWLTVVGHVVVFGPLMYRAASVVAQGINPSLAEASAVMGATWHTTLRRVILPLLTPGILAGAFLVFIQSLDNVSVSLFLADAQTTVLPLRMFALIEESLDVRVAAMSGILIGLTLVVMLVARRVLAPSRQA